The sequence below is a genomic window from Amycolatopsis sulphurea.
CGGTGCTCACTGTGTGTACCCGCCGGCGCGGAGGATAGGGCCGGATCAGCGAATCGTGCCCTCGCGGCGGGTACGTTGCGGAAGTCCACAGCGGACAGTCCACAGTGGCCAGACCGCGGCGAGCGGGCCCGGGTGGCGGTGACCTGAGGCTGCCAGGGCGGGTTCTGCCACACGCCGTGATGCATTATGGTCACGGCGAGTTACCTGAACCGGGGGTCGAACCACGCCGAGGGGAGCGTCGGTGCACGGGGACCAGCTGATCGCGGACCGCTACCGGCTGCTCGAACGGGTGGGCAGCGGGGGCATGGGCGTGGTCTGGCGGGCGCGTGACGAGCGGCTGGACCGCGAGGTCGCGCTGAAACAGGCCCGGCTGTCCGACGCGGTGAGCGGGCGCAAGCTGCGCCGGGAAGCCCGGCTGGCGGCCAGCGTGCTGCATCCGAACGTGGTCACCTTCTTCGACGTCGCCGCCGAGGGTGACGAGCTGTGGCTGGTGATGGAGTACGTGCCCGCGCGCAGCCTCGCCGAGGTGCTGGCCGAAGAGGGGCGGCAGCCGCCGCGCACGGTCGCGGAGATCGGGGTGCAGATCGCGGCCGGGCTGGCCGCCGTGCACGCGCACGGCATCGAGCACCGCGACGTGAAGCCGGGCAACGTGCTGATCACTCTGGACGGGCAGGCGAAACTCACCGACTTCAGCATTTCCCGCTCGGTGCGTGCGGAGGAGACCGTGACCGATTCGCCGGTGATCGGCGGGACCCCGGGCTACATCGCACCCGAAGTGGCGCAAGGACATCTGCCGTCCGCGGCCGCCGACGTCTTCTCGCTCGGCGCCACCCTGTACGCCTTGGCCGAGGGGGCGCCGCCGTTCGCGGGCGGCACGGAGTTCGCCACCATCCGGCGGGCCGCGGAAGGCGTGGTCCCGCCCGCCGCGCACGCGGGTTCGCTGGCGCCGGTGCTGGCCCGGCTGATGCGCTCCGACCCGGCGGAGCGGCCGTCCGCGACGGTCGCCGGCGAGCTGCTCGCCGAGCAGATCGGCACGCTGCCGGTCCTGCCGCCCGCACCGCGGCGCGGGCTGCCGGCCGGGGCGGTCGTGCTGGTGGCCGTCGTGGTGCTCGGCGTGGCGTTCCTGGTGGCGCGCCCCGGCAGCGGCGATCCGGTCGCGCAGCCGCCGAAGCTCGGTATCGGCGCCGACCCGCGGGCGGCCGACCCGTGCCGGTTGATGGACGCCGCGCCGTTGCGCCCGTTCGGTGACGCGGAGATGGACGCCGATTACGGCAATTTCGACCGCTGCGACGTGATCCTGCACCGTGGCGAAGACCTCCAGACCGACGTCAAGCTCGAATTCGAGGACCCGCCCGCGGGCGGCGCCACCCCGGCCGGCACGCAGACCCGGTCGGGGCCGTTCGCGGTGTTCGGCGAGGCTCCGCAGGACGGCGGCTGCGTGCGGCTGGTGCACCTGCAGGACCGTTACCTGGTGCGGATTTCCGTCGACCCGGACGAGGGCTACTCCCTCGATCCGTGCAAGGTGGCCGACATCGCCGTCGGATCCGCCACGAAAGTCCTCGCGGTGGCCGGTGCCCCGCCGCGTGCCACGCCCACTCAGGCCGGTTC
It includes:
- a CDS encoding serine/threonine-protein kinase, with protein sequence MHGDQLIADRYRLLERVGSGGMGVVWRARDERLDREVALKQARLSDAVSGRKLRREARLAASVLHPNVVTFFDVAAEGDELWLVMEYVPARSLAEVLAEEGRQPPRTVAEIGVQIAAGLAAVHAHGIEHRDVKPGNVLITLDGQAKLTDFSISRSVRAEETVTDSPVIGGTPGYIAPEVAQGHLPSAAADVFSLGATLYALAEGAPPFAGGTEFATIRRAAEGVVPPAAHAGSLAPVLARLMRSDPAERPSATVAGELLAEQIGTLPVLPPAPRRGLPAGAVVLVAVVVLGVAFLVARPGSGDPVAQPPKLGIGADPRAADPCRLMDAAPLRPFGDAEMDADYGNFDRCDVILHRGEDLQTDVKLEFEDPPAGGATPAGTQTRSGPFAVFGEAPQDGGCVRLVHLQDRYLVRISVDPDEGYSLDPCKVADIAVGSATKVLAVAGAPPRATPTQAGSLGQVDACSLVDPGAAGVAQPVRIQPGFGKWSCDWDSAASSRAVTVMFDRDQPPDGRDGQLVRVGGHDAYLKADEYADHTCQAILVFRGYTDAHGESAVEQIKLVLHGDPPSERLCAPVTTLAGEVAAKLPRT